TCTTGTCGTTAAATGATGAGGCTGGTATGCTCCTATTGCTATCTCAGAATCTCTTGCGCCGTCCATTGACCTCTGGTTTATGTTGGCTGATCCAACTATGATGTACTCATCATCAACTGTCAAGAAACTAAGTTAGTACCTCGCAATGCTAGCATAACCAGGAATCGATGCAACATAACCAcagagaaatatatatatatatatatatatatatatatatatatatatatatatgtgaaagTAATTTCAACAAATATATTAAGCTCTGAACCCATAATTGCAAAAGTACAATGGCTTCAGTTGTTAGAAAATACACGCGGAATCTACCACGTTTAAATCTTAGATCCGCCTCTAAGTGTAACTATATGCGGTACTTATGCAAGAAAGTCTGAAGTCTCTTGTATTTAGTCAATCTAAGGATTGGTGtttaatcaaaacaaacaaatcAAGAACTTGATTGTTTACCATGTTAAATCCTTCAAGTATTTCAAGGAACTTATAAAACTTGAAAGTTTTTCTCGCCATATTCAAGACATCTAAAGTTCATATTTTCAGAGAATCAAGTTTAAGATAGAACAGAGATTTGCAAACCACAACTCACCAATCATCATCTTGGAATGGACATAGATCATGAAGCGACGAGCTTCCTGAGCTCGCTCATAATCAGAATCAGGTTCTGGCTTCTCTGAAGGTTCATATTCTCCGGTCTTCTTCAACTCCCGATTACCAATGCAGAAAAAAGTCAAATAATTCCTGGGGTGATCGTCAATACCTTTGTCTCTGATAGCCTGGAATATATGTTTATACATCATTTCCATTGTCCTCTTTTGCCAATCTAATATTGCTTGTACAGATGCACTCTCAGGAATTCCTTCTGGCCACATTGGAACCAGAACATATACTGTAAACCTTTCCCCTGCTTCAATCTTACTCACAATCTTCAACGTAAGTTCTTTTGGAATGAGATGCAAAGCACCTATCTCCTCTACTTTCACATCATCACACTGCCAATCGTAACAGCTTCCAAGAAAATACTGATTTTCAATGTAAATGAAATTCTTTGCCCGACGAATAGCAGTGATATAAGCATCCTGAATACTTCTATCGACTATGTTATCTTTGCCACTCACTAGACCCGCCTTTGCTGCATCTTCGGGTGTGTCAGGAAAACCAAAAGCTGCCCCGCCATCGATAGATCTGAATAACTGAACATTCCACGTTTCAGGATCATCTGGATACATAACTGGAGATGGTGGAATGATAACATTGTCAATCTCTCTTAAGTTGACTAGAATATCTTTTCCGCCTTGTTTTCTCCATCTCTGCTCAAAATTAAACAGAACATCCCAAGCAATTGGTCCTTCAACGCGAGAGTGAATGTCATGCCAGGGCTCCCTAGGCCCACCTTTGGTAATCGAAGCCTCAGCAAAATTAGGCTGGTGGAAATCATCGTGGTGTACAGTGTCCAGTGTTCTAAAAAGTGAATGGAAAGGTGTATCGTATCTTCCATCACAAAGATCAATGCCACCAACAAAACTCACAATCCTCCTCATGTCCGACTCTCCACTGGGCATGTCACTGTCCACTATTACGATTTTCTGGTGATGAGTAAACATGGTAGATATTTGTAAATCCTTAACTATGCTTCCACCATCATCAGGATCCCGAGGGCAAAGTACACAGTGCACGTCAGTATCTTTAAAGAACTCTTCAGTTTCTTCGTCATGAGTGGCCATAAGACCATCCTTCTTCAGCAGACGTACAGATGTTCTATCATCCCATACAAGCATAAGGACTTTAACACCGTCACTCGCCTTCTTCTTGAGCAACTCTCCGAGTGTGATATCTCCTCCAGGCTTTTGCCTCCTCGAGTCTCTCAACAAGGTTATTTCAGTATATACTGACCAGCCGGTAATGTAAATCAAGTGCTTTGCATTTGTAATAGCATCAAACACATCTTCCCAACATCTATGCGGTTCATAATATTTACTCCCCGATAGAGGTATTTTAGGAATAAATTTGTCAGGGATATGTGCATCTTGATACAAAGAAACGCGACATCCTGATCTCTGTGGGAAGAAAGTGTAAGGGACACCAGGATATTTAGGACTACCTATTCCACGTCCCCAATTACGATCTCGACTGATATCAAAGAACTGTAGCGTCACATGGATCTTAGAACCTTCTTTTATGGGATTCTTGTCTTCATCCAGTATCTCAATCCATTCATCGACCTCTTCCCCTTCCAAGAGTTCATTAACAGGTAAATAAGCTCTTCCAATTAAGGTTGCACCAATGGAATTGTTATCTTTGACTGTAAATATAACATTTGATGCCATATGAGCACAGTAGATGTGAAACGACTCATTCCACCTAGGATTGCTTGGTTCATTTTCAATGACTCTGGTTCTTCCAACCCTTGCCTTTTCCAAATCAACTGTGGCATACATTTTAGAAGCTCCTTTGCCAACACCTACAGTCTCCTCGACGGTCTCTTTAATCTGCAAATATGAGATTTCAACCAATCAGAAATTTCATTAGAGGGAGATCCTTTTCTAAACAAGTTGAAAGAGTCCATTTTGTATCTAAAGAGAGATATGAAGGATTAATTATGGAAAATTTTCATGAGTGCATGGCTTAAGTCAGAGAGAGGTCTCAGAAACATTACAAATGGTACATAGAAAAACGAAGAGTTATACTGCATTGATTAATTACATGTTACTTAAAAACAACATTTGAAAATCAGTAATTTGTGCTGAAGAAATGAGGTGGATAGAATACAACTTTAAATTGGCATTGAGAAGATGTGGTGTCCGCTATTCTGTAGGTGTTTCAACACTAACAGGTTTTACTCTGAAACTAATGGACATTATCAGTACATGAATTTACATAAATCAGCTTCACCTCCCTAAGAGGAAAAGGGTTGAGATTTAACCTTTTTTATAGCTGAAACACCCCTATTCATCATtcagaaaacaaagaaaataccCAAGATACAGAGAGGAAGAGAAGGATCCAGTTAGCACATGTCTTGATAATTTAATACAAGTAGTAAGGAGCATGTGTTTCTGCCAGAAACATTTAGGGCAGAGTTAGATTTCTCCACAAGCTTCAATTTGAAGTTTTTaattgttgggaataaaccccttaccaaaataatattcacggtaataaagcggaataataatgtagcaccgagatacggtaattaacaataataaaagagtaataatgacaccaagatttttacgtggaaaacccttctgaataagggaaaaaaccacgaccccgagaggagcaactgatatcactatagtaaggaattttacactttgtaggtcggagataaatactccaaagaccactacaacactcaaaagaa
This sequence is a window from Nicotiana sylvestris chromosome 3, ASM39365v2, whole genome shotgun sequence. Protein-coding genes within it:
- the LOC104235034 gene encoding phospholipase D alpha 1 isoform X1, with amino-acid sequence MAAVLLHGTLHVTVHEVDRLREKHGGNFFSKIKETVEETVGVGKGASKMYATVDLEKARVGRTRVIENEPSNPRWNESFHIYCAHMASNVIFTVKDNNSIGATLIGRAYLPVNELLEGEEVDEWIEILDEDKNPIKEGSKIHVTLQFFDISRDRNWGRGIGSPKYPGVPYTFFPQRSGCRVSLYQDAHIPDKFIPKIPLSGSKYYEPHRCWEDVFDAITNAKHLIYITGWSVYTEITLLRDSRRQKPGGDITLGELLKKKASDGVKVLMLVWDDRTSVRLLKKDGLMATHDEETEEFFKDTDVHCVLCPRDPDDGGSIVKDLQISTMFTHHQKIVIVDSDMPSGESDMRRIVSFVGGIDLCDGRYDTPFHSLFRTLDTVHHDDFHQPNFAEASITKGGPREPWHDIHSRVEGPIAWDVLFNFEQRWRKQGGKDILVNLREIDNVIIPPSPVMYPDDPETWNVQLFRSIDGGAAFGFPDTPEDAAKAGLVSGKDNIVDRSIQDAYITAIRRAKNFIYIENQYFLGSCYDWQCDDVKVEEIGALHLIPKELTLKIVSKIEAGERFTVYVLVPMWPEGIPESASVQAILDWQKRTMEMMYKHIFQAIRDKGIDDHPRNYLTFFCIGNRELKKTGEYEPSEKPEPDSDYERAQEARRFMIYVHSKMMIVDDEYIIVGSANINQRSMDGARDSEIAIGAYQPHHLTTRQPARGQVHGFRMALWYEHMGMLDDTFQHPESEECVRKVNQIADKYWDLYTSESLENDLPGHLLRYPVGLTNNGDITDLPGNGNEFFPDTKARVVGTKSDYLPPILTT
- the LOC104235034 gene encoding phospholipase D alpha 1 isoform X3 — its product is MYATVDLEKARVGRTRVIENEPSNPRWNESFHIYCAHMASNVIFTVKDNNSIGATLIGRAYLPVNELLEGEEVDEWIEILDEDKNPIKEGSKIHVTLQFFDISRDRNWGRGIGSPKYPGVPYTFFPQRSGCRVSLYQDAHIPDKFIPKIPLSGSKYYEPHRCWEDVFDAITNAKHLIYITGWSVYTEITLLRDSRRQKPGGDITLGELLKKKASDGVKVLMLVWDDRTSVRLLKKDGLMATHDEETEEFFKDTDVHCVLCPRDPDDGGSIVKDLQISTMFTHHQKIVIVDSDMPSGESDMRRIVSFVGGIDLCDGRYDTPFHSLFRTLDTVHHDDFHQPNFAEASITKGGPREPWHDIHSRVEGPIAWDVLFNFEQRWRKQGGKDILVNLREIDNVIIPPSPVMYPDDPETWNVQLFRSIDGGAAFGFPDTPEDAAKAGLVSGKDNIVDRSIQDAYITAIRRAKNFIYIENQYFLGSCYDWQCDDVKVEEIGALHLIPKELTLKIVSKIEAGERFTVYVLVPMWPEGIPESASVQAILDWQKRTMEMMYKHIFQAIRDKGIDDHPRNYLTFFCIGNRELKKTGEYEPSEKPEPDSDYERAQEARRFMIYVHSKMMIVDDEYIIVGSANINQRSMDGARDSEIAIGAYQPHHLTTRQPARGQVHGFRMALWYEHMGMLDDTFQHPESEECVRKVNQIADKYWDLYTSESLENDLPGHLLRYPVGLTNNGDITDLPGNGNEFFPDTKARVVGTKSDYLPPILTT
- the LOC104235034 gene encoding phospholipase D alpha 1 isoform X2 is translated as MMNRGVSAIKKIKETVEETVGVGKGASKMYATVDLEKARVGRTRVIENEPSNPRWNESFHIYCAHMASNVIFTVKDNNSIGATLIGRAYLPVNELLEGEEVDEWIEILDEDKNPIKEGSKIHVTLQFFDISRDRNWGRGIGSPKYPGVPYTFFPQRSGCRVSLYQDAHIPDKFIPKIPLSGSKYYEPHRCWEDVFDAITNAKHLIYITGWSVYTEITLLRDSRRQKPGGDITLGELLKKKASDGVKVLMLVWDDRTSVRLLKKDGLMATHDEETEEFFKDTDVHCVLCPRDPDDGGSIVKDLQISTMFTHHQKIVIVDSDMPSGESDMRRIVSFVGGIDLCDGRYDTPFHSLFRTLDTVHHDDFHQPNFAEASITKGGPREPWHDIHSRVEGPIAWDVLFNFEQRWRKQGGKDILVNLREIDNVIIPPSPVMYPDDPETWNVQLFRSIDGGAAFGFPDTPEDAAKAGLVSGKDNIVDRSIQDAYITAIRRAKNFIYIENQYFLGSCYDWQCDDVKVEEIGALHLIPKELTLKIVSKIEAGERFTVYVLVPMWPEGIPESASVQAILDWQKRTMEMMYKHIFQAIRDKGIDDHPRNYLTFFCIGNRELKKTGEYEPSEKPEPDSDYERAQEARRFMIYVHSKMMIVDDEYIIVGSANINQRSMDGARDSEIAIGAYQPHHLTTRQPARGQVHGFRMALWYEHMGMLDDTFQHPESEECVRKVNQIADKYWDLYTSESLENDLPGHLLRYPVGLTNNGDITDLPGNGNEFFPDTKARVVGTKSDYLPPILTT